One genomic segment of Sphingobacteriales bacterium includes these proteins:
- a CDS encoding DUF4377 domain-containing protein, which yields MLFFVYNLLSFLAAMVFGFNSSLKTENLQHLNILHYQAPCQGEGVQFCYLIRTEDGETEFFYDSIEGFNYEWGHNYEIEVEKLKIENPMADASSFSYRLKKLIKKEKVPASLRFELPLKVNGYNMVDSDGKKCTYLGEIVINTGVFSCDSIAYGQAGIFQHTKDGINLIEIIKNIPDKKE from the coding sequence ATGTTGTTTTTTGTTTATAACCTTCTTTCGTTCCTTGCAGCAATGGTATTTGGGTTCAATTCGTCACTCAAAACAGAAAATTTGCAGCACTTAAATATACTGCATTACCAAGCACCCTGCCAGGGCGAGGGTGTTCAGTTCTGCTATTTAATTCGTACAGAAGATGGAGAGACCGAATTTTTTTACGATTCAATAGAAGGTTTCAATTATGAATGGGGACATAACTACGAAATAGAAGTAGAAAAACTAAAAATCGAAAATCCAATGGCAGATGCTTCTTCCTTCAGCTACCGGCTAAAAAAACTAATAAAAAAAGAAAAAGTACCCGCAAGCCTTCGTTTTGAACTGCCTTTGAAAGTTAACGGGTATAACATGGTGGATTCTGATGGCAAAAAATGCACGTATTTAGGCGAAATCGTCATCAATACAGGTGTTTTTTCATGCGATTCAATAGCATACGGGCAGGCGGGTATTTTTCAACACACCAAGGACGGAATAAATTTAATCGAAATTATAAAAAACATTCCGGATAAGAAAGAGTAA
- the prmA gene encoding 50S ribosomal protein L11 methyltransferase, which produces MGYLQVFYSISTTELIEIAMAELSEIGYDGFEFTEIGLCAYIPEEYYNEANMLEAIQFYPDIKWLYTQPLPDINWNAEWENNFEPLIIGGKLLVQAPFHAQQSLIKENYPYTITIDPNMAFGTGHHETTALMLEALLEMNLKGHSFLDFGCGTAILAIMAGLKGAANIVCIDNDAHACKIAAENLLAHQLHNISTVIVGNDTAIATAPNQPYKTIVANITRNIILESLANLTHALAAGGSLLLSGLLHADVPFITNALQNYPNLQVKNVTYKTEWCLIEVLSLV; this is translated from the coding sequence ATGGGTTACTTACAAGTTTTTTATTCTATTTCTACTACTGAGCTAATTGAAATTGCTATGGCCGAGCTGAGTGAGATTGGCTACGACGGATTTGAATTTACAGAAATAGGTTTATGTGCCTATATTCCGGAAGAGTATTATAACGAAGCGAACATGTTAGAGGCTATTCAATTTTATCCGGATATAAAATGGCTATACACGCAACCTCTTCCTGATATTAATTGGAACGCCGAATGGGAAAACAATTTTGAACCTCTAATTATCGGTGGTAAATTATTAGTACAAGCTCCTTTCCATGCTCAACAGTCGCTTATAAAAGAAAACTACCCCTACACTATTACCATTGACCCCAATATGGCTTTTGGCACAGGGCACCACGAAACTACGGCGTTAATGCTTGAAGCTTTGCTTGAAATGAACCTTAAAGGTCATAGCTTTTTAGATTTTGGATGTGGAACTGCCATTTTAGCTATTATGGCCGGACTTAAAGGGGCGGCAAATATTGTTTGTATAGACAATGATGCCCACGCTTGTAAAATAGCTGCCGAAAATCTTTTAGCACATCAACTACATAATATTAGCACCGTTATTGTGGGCAATGATACGGCAATTGCTACCGCACCTAACCAGCCTTACAAAACCATTGTGGCTAATATTACCCGCAATATTATTTTAGAGTCGTTAGCCAATTTAACCCACGCTTTGGCAGCAGGCGGCTCGCTACTGCTTAGTGGCTTACTTCATGCCGATGTACCATTTATAACAAACGCACTACAAAATTACCCAAACTTACAAGTAAAAAATGTAACCTACAAAACCGAATGGTGTTTGATTGAGGTATTGAGCTTAGTGTAA
- a CDS encoding TIGR00730 family Rossman fold protein encodes MTPLEQHHQKNWSEVKAESSWRILKIMSEFVDGFDTMARIGPCISIYGSARTKPNSPYYKMSEAVAKRLVQDGYGIITGGGPGIMEAGNKGAYNAGGKSVGLNIDLPFEQFHNPYIDADKLLNHRYFFVRKVMFVKYAQAFIFLPGGFGTLDELFECLTLIQTQKITRVPVVLMGTDFWSGLMAWIKQTVLETEKNINPTDLDLIRTTDDVDEVANIINAFYEAEGLSPNF; translated from the coding sequence ATGACACCATTAGAGCAACATCACCAAAAAAACTGGTCTGAAGTTAAAGCAGAATCTTCGTGGCGTATCCTAAAAATTATGTCCGAATTTGTTGATGGATTTGATACGATGGCACGAATTGGGCCGTGTATTTCTATTTATGGGTCGGCGCGTACCAAGCCAAACAGCCCTTATTACAAAATGTCTGAAGCAGTAGCCAAAAGATTGGTTCAAGATGGATACGGTATAATTACTGGCGGAGGCCCAGGCATTATGGAGGCAGGCAATAAGGGGGCATATAACGCTGGCGGCAAGTCGGTAGGTTTAAATATAGATTTGCCTTTCGAGCAATTTCATAATCCATATATTGATGCCGACAAACTGCTTAACCATCGTTACTTTTTTGTCCGGAAAGTGATGTTTGTAAAATATGCCCAAGCATTTATTTTTCTTCCGGGTGGTTTTGGTACTTTAGACGAATTGTTCGAATGTTTAACCTTAATACAAACTCAAAAAATTACGCGCGTTCCAGTGGTTTTAATGGGTACTGATTTTTGGTCGGGGCTAATGGCTTGGATTAAACAAACCGTATTAGAAACTGAAAAGAATATTAATCCAACTGACCTTGATTTGATTAGGACGACCGATGATGTTGACGAGGTGGCCAATATTATTAACGCATTTTATGAAGCAGAAGGATTATCGCCTAATTTTTAA
- a CDS encoding pantoate--beta-alanine ligase, protein MFIFKTVAQLQNYLQQQRNQGKTIGFVPTMGALHAGHLSLIQMASQQTNCTVVSIFVNPTQFNEKDDFEKYPRPVERDMELLASHTGCNLLFLPDVAEVYPSGLPPQQPFDLGEVALPMEGKSRPGHFNGVAQVVNRLLNIVQPTALFMGQKDFQQVAVVRRLLALTNSTVRLVACPTLREPNGLAMSSRNERLTPHERQMAGVIYEALQWAAQQFNNPECLPQQVQRYCIEQLNGVEGMHTEYFEIVDAQFLQPLVLWQTQTPTVACVAVRFGAVRLIDNVLIN, encoded by the coding sequence ATGTTTATTTTTAAAACTGTGGCCCAACTGCAAAATTATTTACAACAACAGCGAAACCAAGGCAAAACGATTGGTTTTGTTCCTACAATGGGGGCTTTACATGCCGGTCATTTATCTTTGATACAAATGGCAAGCCAACAAACCAATTGTACGGTAGTTAGTATTTTTGTAAATCCAACACAGTTTAACGAAAAAGATGATTTTGAGAAATATCCCCGACCTGTTGAACGCGATATGGAGCTATTAGCAAGCCACACTGGTTGCAATCTGCTTTTTTTGCCCGATGTTGCCGAAGTTTATCCCTCTGGATTGCCGCCGCAACAACCTTTTGACTTGGGCGAGGTGGCATTGCCCATGGAGGGCAAAAGTCGCCCTGGTCATTTTAATGGGGTTGCACAGGTAGTAAATCGCTTGTTAAATATTGTACAACCTACAGCTTTATTTATGGGGCAAAAAGATTTCCAGCAAGTAGCAGTTGTGCGGCGTTTATTGGCTTTAACCAATAGCACCGTCCGGTTAGTGGCCTGCCCTACCTTGCGCGAACCAAACGGGCTGGCTATGAGTTCGCGCAACGAGCGACTAACACCACACGAGCGCCAAATGGCAGGTGTTATTTACGAAGCCCTGCAATGGGCAGCACAGCAGTTTAATAACCCCGAATGTTTGCCACAGCAAGTTCAACGGTATTGTATAGAGCAGCTAAACGGCGTTGAGGGTATGCACACCGAATATTTTGAAATTGTTGATGCCCAATTTTTACAACCTTTGGTGCTGTGGCAAACTCAAACGCCAACTGTTGCCTGCGTAGCAGTGCGCTTTGGCGCAGTTAGGTTAATTGATAATGTGTTAATAAATTAA
- a CDS encoding TonB-dependent receptor produces the protein MKQNNNIFKLVFWFGILFFALSFNKNTFAQKTHFASTTSANDTMLLRGFVYEEIQGKNERYPIIGAGVYWHGTTTGVITDEFGHFEIAPLPGFDTLAVSFVGFPKTLLPINFADASSINQPITILMQPGLELNKVEVLAQRGSTFISRLSTIKTENVTAQELCRAACCNLSESFQTNATVGVNYADGVTGAKEITMLGLAGRYTQLLSEGMPLMRGLAAPFGLTYVPALWIENIQIAKGSGSVMNGPSSIAGQINTEYIKPDKAERLYLNVFGNSMARLELNANYAHRFKKSPWSTALLFNANTHPIKNDHNEDGFLDSPQLTAYNVLSRWKRDTDKLKIQFALKGLYEDRTGGQTSYDKTQPRTINNGYGIGIETARLEAFGKTGYVFNDKQSIGLQWAGVWHHQTAFFGLQNYDATQKSAYGNLIFQHGHPSSQRHSFTSGLSFAYDAYAENFNQNTANPEEIIPGVFGEYSYSVPKRLTAVLGLRVDHLNNSGWYVLPRMHFKFDLTPQTALRLSGGRGFRTAKIYAENMAIFTTGRTLNITEKLLPEDAWNYGASLVHNFYIERRDGQISLDFFRTNFINQVIVDAYSNSNELRFYNLSGKSIANSFQAEISGEWLPRFTAKAAYKLDYTFATYNDKWLPVPFLPRHTAILSLSARTRNRAWQADITTRYQGKAALTNHLAATQHDNNHQPDNDDVAYSPDYITLQSQITYNHKQWSFYVGGENLTGYTQHMPVIKAQTPYSPQFDAANVWGPLEKQTVYAGIRFKVI, from the coding sequence ATGAAACAAAATAATAACATTTTTAAGCTCGTTTTTTGGTTTGGTATTTTATTTTTTGCTTTAAGTTTTAACAAAAATACATTTGCCCAAAAAACTCATTTCGCTTCAACAACCTCAGCCAACGACACCATGTTGCTGCGTGGTTTTGTTTACGAAGAAATTCAAGGTAAAAACGAACGATACCCTATTATTGGCGCAGGCGTATATTGGCATGGCACCACAACAGGAGTAATAACCGACGAATTTGGCCATTTTGAAATTGCCCCCTTGCCAGGATTTGATACCTTGGCCGTTAGTTTTGTTGGCTTCCCTAAAACGTTGTTGCCTATAAACTTTGCCGATGCCAGCAGTATCAATCAGCCCATTACCATTTTAATGCAGCCCGGCCTTGAGTTAAATAAAGTTGAGGTGTTGGCACAGCGCGGTTCAACTTTTATTTCGCGCCTTAGCACCATTAAAACCGAAAACGTTACCGCCCAAGAGCTATGCAGGGCAGCCTGCTGCAATTTAAGCGAAAGTTTTCAAACCAATGCTACGGTAGGGGTAAATTATGCCGATGGTGTAACAGGTGCCAAAGAAATTACCATGTTGGGCTTGGCCGGACGTTATACCCAATTACTTTCTGAAGGCATGCCTTTAATGCGTGGCCTTGCCGCCCCGTTTGGCTTAACTTACGTTCCGGCATTATGGATAGAAAATATTCAGATTGCAAAAGGTAGCGGCTCGGTAATGAACGGCCCTTCGTCAATAGCCGGGCAAATTAATACTGAATATATAAAACCCGACAAGGCCGAGCGACTTTACTTAAATGTATTTGGCAATAGTATGGCCCGGCTCGAGCTTAACGCCAATTATGCACACCGCTTTAAAAAATCGCCGTGGTCAACCGCCTTGTTGTTTAATGCTAACACCCATCCTATTAAAAACGACCATAACGAAGATGGCTTTTTAGACTCGCCGCAACTAACTGCTTACAATGTTTTGTCGCGCTGGAAACGCGATACCGACAAGCTAAAAATACAGTTTGCCCTTAAAGGTTTGTACGAAGACCGCACAGGAGGGCAAACAAGCTACGATAAAACACAACCCAGAACCATAAATAACGGCTATGGAATTGGTATTGAAACGGCGCGCCTCGAAGCATTTGGAAAGACAGGCTACGTATTTAATGATAAACAAAGTATAGGTTTGCAATGGGCTGGTGTTTGGCATCATCAAACAGCATTTTTTGGATTACAAAATTACGATGCCACCCAAAAAAGCGCCTATGGTAATCTTATTTTTCAACATGGACACCCTAGCTCGCAACGGCATAGTTTTACTTCCGGATTAAGTTTTGCCTACGATGCCTATGCCGAAAATTTCAACCAAAATACAGCTAATCCAGAAGAAATAATTCCAGGCGTGTTCGGCGAATATTCGTATAGCGTTCCTAAAAGACTAACTGCCGTACTGGGGTTGCGGGTTGACCACTTAAACAATTCCGGATGGTATGTTTTACCGCGTATGCACTTCAAATTTGACCTTACACCGCAAACAGCCCTGCGTTTATCGGGTGGGCGTGGTTTTAGAACTGCCAAAATTTATGCCGAAAACATGGCTATATTTACTACCGGTCGCACCTTAAATATAACTGAAAAATTGCTTCCGGAAGATGCTTGGAATTATGGAGCCAGTTTAGTACATAATTTTTATATTGAACGGCGAGATGGACAGATTTCGTTAGATTTTTTCCGGACTAATTTTATTAATCAGGTAATAGTTGATGCCTATAGCAATAGCAACGAATTGCGCTTTTATAATTTATCCGGAAAATCAATTGCCAACAGTTTTCAAGCCGAAATATCGGGCGAATGGCTGCCCCGATTTACCGCCAAGGCTGCTTATAAATTAGACTATACCTTTGCTACCTACAACGATAAATGGTTGCCGGTGCCATTTTTGCCCCGCCATACCGCAATACTATCGCTTAGCGCCCGCACACGCAACAGAGCCTGGCAAGCCGATATTACCACCCGCTACCAAGGTAAGGCAGCACTTACCAACCATTTGGCGGCTACACAACACGACAATAACCACCAGCCCGATAACGATGACGTTGCTTACTCGCCCGATTATATTACCTTGCAATCACAAATTACTTACAACCATAAGCAATGGAGTTTTTATGTTGGTGGCGAAAACTTAACAGGTTACACCCAACACATGCCCGTAATTAAAGCTCAAACACCGTATAGCCCACAGTTTGATGCCGCTAATGTTTGGGGGCCACTTGAAAAACAAACCGTGTATGCCGGTATTCGGTTTAAAGTGATATAA
- a CDS encoding LysE family transporter — protein sequence MIQALYFGAAASFVGALPPGLIGLNVIETTTQKSIRLGLWLALGAVVVEIIQVALCFLIITLLPHEKEMVQTVLTYTGITILIVLGTWYFFKQSSNLLAQLKSEHDPNSESKIRMKKYGINNNAFVKGAFFSSLNTLVYPFWLFYIGYGLSNHIISTQLSTATVFILSTGLGTMMAMLLFAFLAKNYFSKIKNLNLYLNKAVALILWAIAGIAILRILLN from the coding sequence ATGATTCAAGCCTTGTATTTTGGTGCGGCAGCCAGTTTTGTTGGGGCATTACCTCCCGGATTAATTGGGTTAAATGTTATTGAAACAACCACCCAAAAATCAATACGGTTGGGTTTGTGGTTGGCATTGGGCGCAGTTGTGGTCGAAATTATACAAGTTGCCCTTTGTTTTTTAATTATTACTTTGCTGCCCCACGAAAAAGAAATGGTACAAACGGTGCTTACCTATACTGGTATAACAATATTAATAGTTCTTGGCACCTGGTATTTTTTTAAGCAATCCAGCAATTTATTAGCGCAATTAAAATCGGAGCACGACCCTAATTCGGAGAGCAAAATCCGGATGAAAAAATACGGTATAAACAACAATGCCTTTGTTAAAGGCGCATTTTTTAGCAGTTTAAATACACTCGTGTATCCGTTTTGGCTATTTTATATCGGATACGGTTTATCGAACCATATTATTAGCACCCAGCTAAGTACGGCTACAGTATTTATTTTAAGTACCGGATTAGGCACTATGATGGCCATGTTGCTTTTTGCCTTTTTAGCAAAAAACTATTTCAGTAAAATAAAAAATCTGAACTTGTATTTAAACAAAGCGGTAGCCCTTATTTTATGGGCCATAGCGGGTATTGCTATCCTCCGGATTTTGCTTAACTAA